The following proteins are co-located in the Castanea sativa cultivar Marrone di Chiusa Pesio chromosome 8, ASM4071231v1 genome:
- the LOC142605644 gene encoding uncharacterized protein LOC142605644, which translates to MASASSSLQRYHRDRNKLYLYFWHTYSPVMYSLYEIDVPNPLPPPPTKDAQDEQIINPKHLAPIMQLNTGEYPANMCCVSLGSKLYFMGGEYDIDEDVKIKYKNVKRDIFPRDVYIFDPTTHSLLQHGTAMNSGKPWPLAFVADEKIFVLGSNFTSDIFDISWRKDSELKSLSLFEVYCPDKDKWIILPNPPIGNVETRWMGHAVERRKVFFIAWQRGKERLYCFDLDRGRWTKHIALPSHLCNVSGRIEVVEGTLYGCYHNTVAAIAPVAKEEEEEEEEEEEEEEEEYEMGARIRNYRRHVVSREMGMNAIFNVPQQLQSSSSLLYLGNKCFCYVTTGMPPHPKYGSDHAIENDKVRVISIVIFESLGETYKEDAIRLFRAKFLYSAHYAVKTPFPNEGIIHGCFSLGWADFDVDINHIMSLLDSI; encoded by the coding sequence ATGGCTTCAGCGTCATCGTCGCTTCAACGGTATCATAGAGATAGGAACAAGCTTTACTTATACTTTTGGCACACATATAGCCCGGTTATGTATTCTTTGTATGAGATTGATGTACCAAATCCTCTCCCTCCTCCCCCAACCAAAGACGCCCAAGACGAACAAATAATCAATCCAAAACATCTTGCACCAATCATGCAACTCAATACCGGAGAATATCCTGCAAACATGTGTTGCGTTTCACTGGGCTCCAAATTGTACTTCATGGGCGGCGAATACGATATAGATGAAGATGTAAAGATAAAGTACAAGAATGTAAAGCGGGATATTTTTCCTCGAGATGTCTATATTTTTGATCCTACCACCCACAGCTTGCTGCAGCACGGTACAGCGATGAACAGTGGAAAGCCTTGGCCCTTGGCCTTCGTGGCGGATGAGAAAATTTTTGTCCTTGGAAGCAACTTCACAAGTGACATTTTCGACATATCCTGGAGAAAGGACTCAGAACTCAAAAGCCTTTCTTTGTTTGAGGTCTATTGTCCTGATAAAGATAAGTGGATCATCCTCCCAAATCCCCCCATTGGGAATGTGGAGACTAGATGGATGGGGCACGCTGTTGAAAGAAGGaaggttttttttatagcttgGCAGCGGGGAAAAGAGCGCCTCTACTGTTTTGATCTTGATAGAGGTCGATGGACAAAACACATAGCCCTCCCTTCTCACCTTTGTAATGTTTCAGGCAGGATTGAAGTTGTAGAGGGTACCCTTTATGGATGTTACCACAACACAGTAGCTGCAATAGCCCCAGTAGCtaaggaggaagaagaagaagaagaagaagaagaggaggaggaggaggaggagtatGAGATGGGTGCAAGGATTAGAAATTACCGCCGCCATGTAGTCTCCAGGGAGATGGGtatgaatgctatctttaatgTTCCTCAGCAGTTGCAATCCTCCTCAAGCTTGCTTTACTTGGGGAATAAATGCTTTTGTTATGTAACGACTGGCATGCCTCCGCATCCAAAATATGGCAGCGATCATGCTATAGAAAATGACAAAGTACGTGTTATTAGCATAGTAATATTTGAATCCCTCGGGGAGACATACAAAGAAGATGCCATTAGACTATTCAGGGCAAAATTCCTGTATTCTGCACATTATGCTGTCAAGACCCCGTTCCCAAATGAAGGTATCATCCATGGCTGCTTCTCTCTTGGCTGG